One Coffea eugenioides isolate CCC68of chromosome 2, Ceug_1.0, whole genome shotgun sequence genomic window, TAAAAGGAAAGCTTTCCAAACCATTAAGGGAACAATGACAAAGACAGACTTCTGAAAAGAGCAAGGTAACAAACACCATCTCCAGACATGAGCTCATGTCTTGTGTAGTAAATGCACAAAACATGAGATTGTCATGAGAATTAGAACCAGAGAATGAAATAGAACGAGCTACCAAATCTCCCTGAATTGTCAAAAGATATTGACTGTCTAGTTATCCAAACAGTTTTAAATGCCTATATAGTTGAAGCACCATTTTGCTCAGCATTTTTAAGGTGCATCAGGGAAGTGAAGAGAGCACAACTTCCCTTGAGTGACAATACAATGTAACTTATACCTACTAGTGTTTGAGAGAGACCCCTAAGAGTGCATATAAAATTAAGAATTATGTGAGATGGGTAGTTATTTACTaaacaaaactaccaaattaaatatcttttttttttaaataagctTCGGGCTTTTTAGCCTTTGAAGAGATGGTTTACTTTGTAGGTGCTTATAGTTAATAATGGGGGGTAACGTGACATTGCAAAAATTGACAGAAAACGTTAACCCTGGAATGGGTCTCACACTTTATACAGTATCAATTAAGTGCACTCCAAAGGCAGATTTAGATGGTACTTTTAACTCAAGAAAGTTGTTAAGACACATCTAACTCTCAAACATACTTCAAAAGAAACCCTATACTATTTCATCAAATCCACCTACACTAGATAGATATGCATCTCCCTCAAAGTATATGATACATTATCTCATCATGAATAAGTATACTTCCCCTCAGATATAGATTGCACTTAAACATATATATTCCCCATTCATTAAACCCGCCTGGTTCAGTGAAAGAACAAACTAAAGATAAGCCAGTTTTCCATAAACTATCTTCTTGGCAGAGAAATGAAAAAGGAACAACTATTTACCTGCACAGGAGCTGTAACCATCCCCCCTAAACTGCACACCATTGACCACAGGGCATTCACAAACTCTCCCTCGAAATGTAtcctgaattttttgaataaggTTAGACGTAGAAGACACAAAAGGAATTACAAAGAGCAGCTAGTTCAAGTAAGAACCTTGCAGGCTGTAAGATTAGCTGCTTTGTCTTGCCAACAGCCACCATTGTTATCCAAGCACTCATTTGTCTCTACATCTGCAGAAAAGAAGATACTAACTTTTAATAAGCAATTATCAATCAACAACACTGTCGTTTAATGCTGGGCTTGGGAAGTTACCATTACTCAAACAAACAGCTGGCTCAGTAGTTTCTTCAAAACCAGCACAAAGAGCCTTCAAAACAGCACCTTTCGCCAGCTTgcctggaaaaaaaaaatcaattcgAAGCAGAACAATTCGACTTTCTAACAGCTTACAAAACAGGCGATGAAACCAACCTCGGTACTGCCTGTTATTAACAACAAGCGTAGGCAAAATTGTCACATCACCTCTTGATCCTTTCCCAACCTGCAGAAGGACATTTTGCAAGGGAATTTCACAAGGTTGAACAGCTTCTCAATCTTCTAAGGATCCATATAATGAAAAAATTATGAATGAACTCATCTAAGTAAAGATCAGGCACTTACTTGAGcttcttgttcttcttttaATACAGAATTATCCGAATCAGCATCAGAGTCTCCCATACACTTCTCAATCTTTTTCAAATCAAGTCCTGCACAGAGAGTAACATGAGTGATGGGTAAGCATCAGCGAGTCTTCAAAATCTCAGGATGAGACAAGTGATTGATTACCTAGAGATTTAATAACCATGTCCGCACATTccttattgtatttcttttctttcatagGACACCTAATTTGGAAGTCAGTTACATAGTCCCACCAAATCCATGGCTTCTTGGTCTCATTAGCCACTCTGAAAACACACAACTGTCTCAAATTCTCAAGGACCACATCCTTTCCATCATAACCTGTGCTGAAATCCTGTTCAGGATCTGGAGCACAGTATCTCCCATGGTTAATACACTGGGACTTGCACTGTTTACTTACAGTGAATGCCTGAGGACAGTACCAAGTTATATAATGAGGAGTGAATTGAGTATAGCCGCCTTTCTCAAGAATCTGTGCAGCACCTTTGAAATCTTTCACAAAATTCATCAACATATCACATTTGAACCCACATTCATCATTGCTGTTCGTCCACAGCTCATACTCCACTCGATCATCTGGGTGGGGGACAGCTTCCCTCCAATCAAGATTTACACTTACCATCTCCCCTGCACTTATTGCCTTCTTTAGCTTTTCCCCAAAACTTTTCTCAATTAGTGCAGATGGTATCGTTATGTTCTCAATATACTTTGCAGAAGATCTTTCCTCTTCAGGTGAATCCATGGTTATTAGTGCTTCATCAACCTCATCTGCAACTAGTACTGCAGAAGCACCGGCATTTTGGGCATTCCATACCTTCAAAGCAAATAAGCAATCTGCAAAGTGGAACACCAGTTCCTGAATTGATCAGAAATATGAACCAGTCTTCCAGTACGAAAATAGTTTGGAATTATCTCTCctgaaaaggaataaaaagaaGCTAAACTAGAAAATTTAAGTAGTAATTAAGATAACACTCACAAGACTCTCACTTTCAGATAAGCTGACATGGCAAATAATCTTCTATATATCAAGATGAAAGAACAAACAAAAGGAATGACAGACATAACAataaaacccaaccaaatgtCCATGACCACACATGACATTCAAATCTAAATATTTAGCCGGAAATGATTGTCCTCCTATTGGCAACCCAAATCTAAAGCAAAGCTCAAAGAAATatttaaccaattacagacaaAAAGCAGAATTCAGGCGCAGAAGCACCACAAAAAAATTAAGTATTCAAAAACCCCATAAAAGTCAGACAACACAGGAAGAAAGCTGCACAACAATAACCTTCAGAAGAGACCAAAACAGTTGTAACTTATGcgagaaaacaaaaaactggTTACCTCCACGACTCACCAGTAAGTATAAAAGAAcaataaacatgtaaacaacaatCAAGCCCAGATTACTGTAGCCATCAAGCTTATAATCACTTTAGACGAGCGGAGAACAAGTAGTTTAACCAAACTAAAATAAGAGCACCATAATCAAAGCTAAAGAAGCTTATCCTACGCAAGCCACACAAAAGTCAAGAAACTGATCATATCAGCTCCAACTAAAAATTAACTAAGCAGCAAATCatctgaaaaataaataaattaccaaAGCATGAGAtaaagaaacaagcaaattaATGCGGAAAAAGGTGCATGATATGTTATACCTCCTCGatcaacaagaagaaaattGGGCATAGCTCCAGACTTGGGTTTAAAAGAAGACCCAAAATCACTGAAAGTTTTGCAACCCTTTTGATTCTCCTTTGGATAAACAACAGTCCCAGACATGCTCCCTCCATATTGAGGGATCCCAAAGTTCCCAATGGCACTATCATGAGTACCCTTGATACTATCCGGTGACGTCACTCTCAAACTGTTCTTCTCCACCACGAACCGACCCATCACTAATTGGGTCAAGTTCAATACCAAAAACCCTAGCAAGATTGCAGATTTTGACCTTTCATAACGGCCCATTTGCTCTGAAtttccaaaataaataaaaacgagaagaaaaccaaaaaagaacTCTTGAACGGAAACTGATGACTCAATTTATTTCTACAGAATTTTGTGTGCTGGTGGGGTTAAGTGGAAACTGGAAATTGGGTTTTGAGCTAGAATACTAGTACTGATTACTTCTACTGCTATAGTTTGGGTGAATTATAGGGTTTTGTTCGTGAATTTAAATGATGTCTCTCCAGCAAAAGTTGCAGCAGGGGAGACATTGAAAGCACTGGTACCGTAAAATGCATTAAATATACTCTCCAATTCGTTCAGAATAAAAACTTCGATGAAATGATTATTTAGGATAATAATCTGAAGAGTAGTCACGTGGGATATTGTCAAGTGGGATATTTttcacatttttatttttatttttttccttttctaggAATATATGGACGGGCACCTGAATAagtaaatttctttttcttctcgttgttttttattttattaatttatggTGCTAATATCTCATAtacttgttcttttttttttcataattagTCTCAAATATGGTATAATACATGTGTGTGATTGTTTTTCTCTATTAATAATTAACTGATAATGAGTTCTATCTTTTTTTAGTGATAATTAAACACTTAATTAAATTCCCTTTAGTATATACAAAATATAAACTATTTAtaaatagagttttttttttctggcatTTCAATAGGTTATGAATTGAGTTTGAAATGAAGccaatttttttgtaaaattacttaaattattaaataattattaatgtacacaaatattaaaataaatattttaaaactataataTTGGAAAGTTAAATATTAATTTGTAGGAAAGataaccaaaaataaaagaaatttttcaaaaaatatcctaaaaataTTTCACATTGGAATTTACCTTCGTTAATTTTTATAATCATAAAAACTAACTACAAGAATTTGAAACTTACGTGCACAACATACACAAGATTTTGTGTAATAATaactataataaatatatatttcaaaactataattcttcttttcttcctctattttattttatacattATCATTATATTCTCATCCAATTATAACTTATATAATACAGATATATTATTTACTCTACGTCGATGTTGTGCTAATATAAAGTGCTTTCatgaaattttataaaaatttggaaaaatatttgttttatatttaattgaattcatATATCATTTATCTTAAACACCTAGTTGTAACTACTTAAATTTAAGGGATCATATTGATCGAAACTTCAAATATTAGGGACAAGAAATGCATGTTCAAAATTTTGActgacaccaatttaattttgACTGTTAGTTATTATGATTTTCTGTTATTATCTTAAATTTCcctaaaatctgaaattttgaggaccaaatttgttttcatcAAAATATTAGAGATCAATATAATGCATATGCCAAACATTGAGAATAAAAACTCCATTTATCCCTTCttttcttattcctttttgAAACGGATACTTGAGTGGTTGACCTGGGATCATCAAAGCGGCCAAAACTAATGATTAATTGATAAATTTGGGTGACCCTTTTTCCGATTGTGAACTTGGATGCCTAATATCGAGTAGCGTGCCTCCTAAAAGGTGAGAGATTAGGCATTAACAATTCGTTtagggttaaaaaaaaaaaagtcccatgtgatatatttaatatatataaaagcTCTCCGTGATTTCAAAACATATAAAACGACACCTTATATTTTAAACTAGATTGTAAAAATGACGATATCTGATAAACTTAATGGAATCTAATAAACTTAACGGAAAATTCAACGGGATCCGGTAAACTTAATGGTAAATTTAATGGAATCCGGTAAGTTTAACAGTCAAAACTgtcatttttcattaaatttatCGAATTCTATTAGTTTACAAAATGAGGTGTTGTTTTGTacgttttgaaactataggggatttttctgtgtattagataTACCACAggggattttttgtttttaacccattGGTTTATAATCGATAATTATAAACATCTCAAGTAGACATTGCGGATTAGTGACTAGAACTTTATATAAGTACAGTTAAAACTTAAAATGTTTTggatttaaaatttaattaaaaaaaaccatttttgaaTCCTCACgagatttttattattatatttcaTGTTAGTCACGATGTGACATAATTATGATTTTGATTAGAAAGGACATAAGAAAAGTTGCTCATACATTATAATCACAAAATATATAAGTCATAAATACATAAGAGTAATGCCCTTGTGGGGTTGCCATCCCACATCGGTTCTTGGGGGGATTTGGGGTTGGGTTTATAAGTCCCTGGGAGGAcctcaagagttgccggcttttgaggtTTCTTCTGGGATTAGGTTTATAATTCTAACTTTCGTCAAAAAAAAACCATTCTTAGGAATAAGTTGAAAGAGGCAAATTCCTGCAGGGGTAGTTATACTGGGTTTCGTGGGGGGTCTTCACTTTTTAGTAGCAGCGGGCCTACTGGCTTGCCCTTGTGGGGTTGCCATCCCACATCGGTTCTTTGGGGGGGTTTGGGGTTGGGTTTATAAGTCCCTGGGAGGAcctcaagagttgccggcttttgaggtTTATTCTGAGATTAGGTTTATAATTCTAACTTTcgtcaaaaaaaataaatacataagAGTACAAGCATTTTTTTGGCTTTCtaggaaaaattaaaatcagTCTAGCATTCAAAaggggttaattccactttccACTCCTTAACTATactcaaattttcacttttgttcttaaattttaaaatgagaCACTTTAATCCCTAAGTTATAAAATATATTGTACTTAAATCCATAAAATATAGAATTTATCCATTTTAGTtcttaaaatataaatttattccAATTAGTCCCTAAAATATACCCAATTAGGCATaaaatttattccaatttagtccctaaagtaTACCCAATTAGGCATAAAATCTGCTTAAGTGAGATGAATTTTATAATTGAGGGACTAAAGATACCATTATTAAGTTTAAGGACTAAAGTAGAAATTTAGGTATAAACATGAGGAAAGctgagtgaaattgtcaaaaatttcaagggaggtttctgaaattatgcATTTCAATTAATAGCattcaagaagaaagagatGTTCCATGTCGAGCTGAAcatattttattagtttttgaatttctacGATGGTTTTTAATGTTGTTTCTCTTTCTCAAACTACTTCCGGAAATTTTCATTGATTTCTTAGTCCTTCGCGGTCTTCAGAACGAAATGAAACTTGTAATGATCTGAATCTTGAGGACCACATCCCTACGTTACTTTCCTTTCCTTAGCCAACCATTAAGAATCTGTAGACTATACACACAGTAGGACCACGTCTGATGTGCACAGAAGGAAAACGTCAATCATTTTGACGCTCTATCAATTATTTTTGACGTTCCACCCGTACTCTGCATTaagaaaagggataatttcactcGGCTCCCTTCAagttttacaaattacactaacctcctcTGTCACCATAAAATGACTATAATGACTTTCacttaataaataattcataATATAATGAAAtgaaactaaaaagaaaaaaataaatctgATCTCTTTAACTATCCAATTTACAAGTTATAGCTGATGACGATTCTCTTCCACTTACTATCACTCCGTTTTCATCCATCAACCCTTTGCTCCTATAAGTTGCTTTCAAATTACCACCAACCATTGCCTATAATTGCAACCAATCACACCACAAGTGATCCCTCAAACTTTATTATATATTCCtattcttcctttcttttctttgaaattgcCAAATCACAAGTTTAATTAGGGAttagatttgatgattgaaataaaattcaatttcatggtcaaattaAAAGGAGATGAAGAGGCACACAATAATAATGGAACAAATAATGCAATCATTGGCCAAAAGAGGAAGAGGGATTGAAATTGGTAAATTTACTAATTTGTCTATGATCTATCCAAAAAACTTTTTAAGATGTTAATAAGTAcatttatatttcttttcatgCTTGACAATTATTGGTTGTGGTTTCACTATGAAAATAGAGTTTTTTCTCTATATTTAAGACGTTACCATGCTTGGAGATTTAATAGTAGGCtagattattttgttttgagaaGGTGTGGCCTTGTGGGCTTTGGATTTGATGTTTGGGGTGTGATTAattgtaaataaaattttgatttttgggaaaatgaatttcttgaataTCTCTATAGTCATAATGAtgtctttcctttttctaaacTTGATTAATCCCATCCATGTCTAAATCTCCTCTAAGGATTTTCTTCAATGCCATAA contains:
- the LOC113760856 gene encoding vacuolar-sorting receptor 3-like — protein: MGRYERSKSAILLGFLVLNLTQLVMGRFVVEKNSLRVTSPDSIKGTHDSAIGNFGIPQYGGSMSGTVVYPKENQKGCKTFSDFGSSFKPKSGAMPNFLLVDRGDCLFALKVWNAQNAGASAVLVADEVDEALITMDSPEEERSSAKYIENITIPSALIEKSFGEKLKKAISAGEMVSVNLDWREAVPHPDDRVEYELWTNSNDECGFKCDMLMNFVKDFKGAAQILEKGGYTQFTPHYITWYCPQAFTVSKQCKSQCINHGRYCAPDPEQDFSTGYDGKDVVLENLRQLCVFRVANETKKPWIWWDYVTDFQIRCPMKEKKYNKECADMVIKSLGLDLKKIEKCMGDSDADSDNSVLKEEQEAQVGKGSRGDVTILPTLVVNNRQYRGKLAKGAVLKALCAGFEETTEPAVCLSNDVETNECLDNNGGCWQDKAANLTACKDTFRGRVCECPVVNGVQFRGDGYSSCAATGPGRCKINNGGCWQDTRDGRSFSACMDHEGGKCACPPGFKGDGVKSCEDVDECKDKKACQCAECSCKNTWGSYDCSCSGDLLYIRDHDTCISKRATEVKSGWAAVWVILIGLGMAGGGGFLVYKYRWRSYMDSEIRAIMAQYMPLDSQNEVPNHLSDDRA